AGTTAGGGTTCGAGTCGCCGGTTTCTGTGCGGTCTGGGCTGTCCGATTCGGCCTCACCTTCGCCTAGATTTTCCATGAAGAAGAAGGTACGATTGTTTACTCAAATAAAGTCGATttgtttggaattttttttttaaattaccaACAAAATTATGATTTTCCTTAATTAGTGTTAATTACACAAATAAAGATATAAAGTTCTGAGAATATCATTAGTATAATTATCGTAATTAATCAAGTAAATCTTTGTGTCGTTTGATTGAATCGAATCGGACAAGGTATTTTTTGCCTAAATTGGAGAATATCacatactattttttttttaaatttcaattcAAAAATTAGTAACTAAGCCCACTCGCTCTTTGTATCACATAAAATATTGAGTAAGTCTTTTATGAGAGGGTCtcacgagtcaatcctaccgatattcacaataaaaaataatgttcttagcataaaaaataatattttttcatagatgacccaaataaaagatctgtctcacaaaatacgatccgtgagaccgtctcacaaaatacgatccgtgagaccgtctcacacaagtttttatctaaAATATATGCATCATATTGTTttatttatcaatttaaatattaaaaaaattaattaaaggaatggtatatattcaaaatatatatatagaaaacaaatattaattatagaagggtaaaaaaatatatgaagaGATTAAGAGCAGTGGCTCTCGGTTGACAACAAAATAGAGAGACTCCAAAAATGACTTTATTAGGACAAATAAAATTAACTTTTGCACCAACGTTTGTTACCAAACTTTTCACACGTATCCATTTATTATTGGAAAACCACAACAATATGTCACATACATAACATTATATCAAACAAAAAACAAATGGGAGATGAAGATTGTCACACGGCTTTGCATGAAAAAGACCTCATTTTTAATCGAAGATAAGACGACGTGTATTTTCTCCTGTCTCCCGTAGAAACTTGTGGACACGGGTTTACACTATAAAGTGTAATCCAATGGGATTCCTTTTTTAAACTTATACATAACACATATGAgatattacatttttttatcTTGATATTTATTAGCTTTTCAGGTCAAGTCGTCGGACGATTAATGATTTTAGTtcactaattttatttttattttttaattttagtttATTTTCACCAGTATATTCATCTTATATCGAAAAATGATAATGTGACATCAAAAATTGTTGAAATAGTACTGAAAATTTATTACATGTCCAATGTCATGTCAGCATTCTGGTGGAAAAcgacaaaaattgaaaaaaaaaatatcattgaaTTAAAGTCGTGAATTAACATATAACAAGACTAACAGTGAAAACATGTAtattaaaattacaattttcctCTCGAATACGTGTggttgtgtgtgttgtgtgtgtgtaaatTGCATAAACATGTATGAAAAATATAGTTGAGttatcttatttttttattagaagTGTCCTTACCATAAAATGATGTATGAAGTGAGTCATCAAAATATATAGGTTGGAGCttccaaaaaaataataataattaaagatTGGGGTGgagaaataaatattatttgcattaaataatttttccttTGATGTCTATGTATGGCTTGGTGGCCATTTAGCTCATTTATGTTTTCGTGCAAGTCATGCTCATTTGAATATTGTATTAGGATCGTTCTAATTAGGTCAGAATTAATGTCACCTTCAGAATAttctattttatatttttcattttatatatatgatccaaatgaatttaaactttataaaaattcaatattcTATCTCATTTTTGTCTATATGCAAATttcaatgaaataaaaaataaattcatacataaattttccaaaaaaaaaaaatctctcaCACATTGAAAAAATGTGCGTGTTGCTAAACTGTGTTTGGATCTCTACTGTGTTGAAAATACAGCACTTGATGTTGTGCATTTTTTTACACGAAATGATCATATAATCGTCTTGTGGACATCACACTATTTGAGATAAATTTAAAAGGTTGTCAGATTAAACGAGATGATCAtgtgatcatctcgtgtaaaaaatGCACAGCAGATGGTGCTGTGTCAGAAGatctttatttttcttattttttctttttaatataTGAATTTGGCCATATATAACCTAGTCCAATTTGGTGAGCTATACATTGCATTCTATTCTATTTATTAAAAGTCGTTTTCATGGTTGTAGTTTGAGCTCTTCTAAAACTATATTTGGCTGAACCTTATATTTTAactgttattattatttaattctatttaaaaaaaaatataatgatCATGTGACGTCCCCAAGGATTTATCCATCAATTCTTCCCTCTCATTCTTGGTCAAATTTTCGGGTGTTCTGATTTGTTTGATTAATTTgatttggttgatttattttctcGGATCGAAGTTGATGATGTTTCATGAAATATTCGAGTCGATAAAATATGTGATGTTCATATGAACATTTAAGCAGTTAAGTTTATCAATTACTGAGCTATACACCCCAAAAAAATGTAGTAAGAAATACCAAAAGGCTTGCACCAAAACATTCGCAAGAACGAATTAGCTCTTTCAAGCGCTTTTCTAGAAGTGCGTTATGACCCGTGACCGTCTGTCTGGGGGCGGCTCCTCCGTAAGATTTGCGGTGTATCGCGAGAAAACAACCGTGACTTCTCACGTCGAACAAATTCTCGATGATTTTAGATTCTTTTGTTGAAGCACATTTGTTttttcaggaaaaaaaaaagagtagaATATTATAAAACAGAAACGAATTTTAGTTGGGAATACGTAGAATCAGACAATAAATGATCCTCGTTCCTGTTGTACGAGGCCCCCCGACCTGCCTGTCGTTTATCTTCTCCATCTTCGACAAATTATTCACCGATCAAAAGCCAATCATTCATCTTCACTCAATTTTTTTTCCGCGCAGAAGCTTAGCTCGAAGTTTTCAATGCCACGAGCTCCAGCAATGGACTTGTTCCAGAACGCGAAAACGGTCCGCCTGAGGAATTGCCACGACAAGTACTTGGCGGCCGAGGAAGACGAGGAATCCGTCACCCAAGATCGCAACGGCGCCGCCAAGTCTTGTAAATGGACGGTCGAGTTTGTCGAGAATTCGAACAACATTATCCGGCTCAGGAGCTGCTACGACAAGTACTTGACGGCGTCGAATCAGGCGTTTCTTCTCGGGATGACTGGCCGGAAAGTGACCCAGACACGTCCGAGCAAGCTCGACAGCTCCGTAGAGTGGGAACCGATCAAGGAGAACGGCGCCGTGAAGTTGAAGACTAGGTACGGGCAGTTTTTGAGGGCGAATGGGGGTTTTCCGCCGTGGAGGAATTCGGTTACACATGATATTCCGCATCGGACGGCGACCCAGGAGTGGATTCAGTGGGAGGTTCATGTGGTGGAGATTATGGTGGAGCAATCTCCGGTGGGTAAAGAAGAATCTTTTGCTTCAGAAACCAGCTCGCCTTCCACCACGCTTTCGCCCGTGTCTGCCAGTTTTTCTGGTCGAGAGGTAAGTAAATCCGTCCGTAATCGTTCTATATAAAAGTTGAAATGCGATCAGAAATTGTGCAAGTTAACCAAATCCCATGATCCcgtataaaattaattatattttaaaaccatatattattaaaatcaaGAGTAAAAAAATGTCCCTGTAAACGATGAAATGtatctcatttttttttaaaaaaacaacgCTATTAATTTTACATTAAAAAGTTTTATGCCATTTTGACATCTCAGAGGACGATAAATAAGACTTAAATAGATTTGTACGTAAATGTAGGAAAtatgtatgattttaaaaaatacaaggAAGTTTTCTGTATGTGGAAATGTTTTCAAAAACCAAATTTTATGATAGTTTTAGTCTAAGGTAGAAAAAAAATGAATCTTGATGGGAAATATCTCATTCTGAAGTTGTTGGTACTTTGGCGCAGTCAAATGACTCTTTAGCTAGTTCGCCACCGAAGGCGAGTGATGGCAGATTGATTTATTTTCACCTCGCTGATGAATATGGAGAAGTGGATGAGGGGTTCGAGGAGCTGCGTGTTTCATTCAAGGGAAATGGCGTGCACGAGTTAACGAGGAGGCTGGAGGTTGAGTTGGGGCTTGAAGGGATCACGGTTTGCACTCGAAGCCCGTTGAATGGGAAGCTTTATCCTCTTCGTCTGCAGCTTCCACCCAATAATGCAACTATGCATGTTGTTGTTGTACCGCTTTCGTCACGAGGTGATCTTTGATTCTGCATTAGTTTATGAATTATTAACATTTATATTGCGCAATATTTGGGATGAGTGATTCTTTATTTGAACTTAATTATCGAAGTTGGAGAAACGTTTGTCTTCTTGACTTGAAGTTGTTTAGTGAACTGATCCTATATTTTCTTGTGCTGAGAATGCTATTCACTCTCTTCTTGTTCTGGTGTGTATCTGTAGCTCAAGATTCGGCGAAATCAGAAGTGCTGTTGTAGGAGAAAGTTCAGAAATCCCAACGATTTTTCTCAAATAATGGTGTGTTTTCTGTACATCCTGCTCTGGCCTGATTCTACATATGCTAGCTTGGTAGAGAGTGAATTTTGccatgtttttgtttttgtttgttttgttttgtctggaaatgtgttcgaggcttatgtatttattatatatagatTCAACCGGTTACGAAATAGCTTGTAACTCTGCTTGCTTAGCCTATTTAACGCGTTGCACCACATGAAAAATACATGTGGCTAATTGTCGACTTTTCCGTTTAAGCGTGGACCTTGATAAACAGCCGACATATTTTGGTAtacatgataggataaacatgtgttatataatataaggataagttaatgataaataagatgtaggatattatatttaatgtttggtataattttaataaaattgattaaatttatatattagattgtaatgacaaaattaaccttatcataataaattttataatttcaaatttgtttcttgagttcatatttcttatttgtTTATGcgcctaattttatatattatataatatgataattgagcccttAATTTTGTGAATCaagtcaaatataaatttttaaggttaatcgagtgatactaataattttattgagatttatacaaatcatttatataattatctcgagttcatttatataattatcatattatataatatatataaataaataaaaatatttatttgatcttaatTTCTACTACAAGTGAAATAAGAGAACAATAggatttaagatttttatatattgaaggTAATTAAGTTATTTTAGGTGTTTTTATCATTagtttaaaattatcacatatcataaaaaggatattttatccatatataaaattatttatcacgaTATTATCACGGGCTTTCTAATTGGAATACTAATTAGAACTTGAAATATTAGATAAACGAAGGTCAAGAGCGAGTTTAAATTTTGAGACTATAGTTTTAAGTTTTGGaaaagagtttttttttttatataatttttaagaGAAACCCTATTAGTAGAAATCCCAAAATCACACTCTTGGGACTTGATGTTTAGAAACAACTCTATCTGTTAAGCTACATGTGACTTACACCAAAGTTTTAacactttattaatatatataattattaaaacaaacCATGATACCaaaagttagttactctaaggTATCTAAAATGTTGACATGACAAAATGTTGACGTGGTGTCGAAGATTGTCGTCTTCTCGAGAATTTGATCAAAATAGGCGAAAATTAAATCTTAATCTATCAAAACCAAACTGTAAAAACTTAATAGATTACCCAAAAATCGATAAGTTTATggacaaaaaaataattttttctatataataaaatatacgttttgaatgaggtaatgaaataatttataaatatttatttcacttaCGTACCAAAAACGAAACTCTTTTTCTATATTTTCGCTTAATTAGTACAGATGTTGCACGGAACACACACATTGCATGTGTGTAGATtacaaatattaaattgaattaaaatttatttttgtaaatttgagtttaattataattttgcaGGATAATGAGATATTGGGAAGATGATATGGAAAGTTTTGAGCgaacaatttatttttttacacttttatgattaaatattttggaagAATGATAAAGATAAATTTGGTCATccattaaattatcaaatataGTTTTCTAAAGGATTTACGCATTATAGGATAGtaatttatatttatgcatTTTCGAGTTCTTGAAAGTGGAAAATATAAGCTGGAAACAAGTGTAGTTTTACTGGTATCACTTACCATATTATTTTAAtagatattttgtgagacatgttaAACCGTcgtatttataataataagtaatatttttggtataaaaattaatattttttatgagtgacctaaataagatatctatcTCTAAGATTTTGTGTtgctatttttattaaattttgttcCCTGAGCATGTGGATGgctaaagaaaattttggaaaaccatttctgttaaaattggaacttggacctaactcaaccctaAAAACGAGCTCAAGGTGAGGATTGTCCAAACctatatatacaactcccaggttatttatccaactgATGTGGGACAATCAATTAACACACCCCTCTCACGCCCAAGAATGAACATCTGAAGCgtggagtttacaaatgacccaattatgggcagaacgggtggcctaattataggcagtccaacacataacggtggaacatgttaagattggaacttggacctaactcaatccCAAAAGCTAGATCaagggggaggattgtccaaacccatatatacaactttcaggttatttatccaaccgatgtagGACAATTAACAattttcaataattaaaaaCTTTACATGAAAACAAAAGTGGCAATTTCCCAATTTTGTACGCAGTGAACCCTCCTCCCTCTCGTTGGATCTGCCATCATCAGTGCACGGTAGGCATCTTGTAACCAGTGTTATCGTGCTTTCTTGAAAATTGAATCAACTTTCTTGAGGTTTTCTAATTATGGGTTTAAAAATTCCCGAAAAGAAAATTGgaattttcattaaaataaatattttttatatgataataaatCATTGTATGCAAATTTTTCACACacttaaatgaaatatttatgtcaaaaaaatttaattttaattttttatatttattaaatgtttgtgtaaaaaataactttttttttagaaaaaaaaggAGTGTTTTTCAGTATTGAATTGcaaagatattttaaaagtaaGAAAATCTTATAGGCTGTCTAGGGAAATCAAACTGATATACTTAtgataaaagtaagaaaatctTATAGGCTGTTTTTACTCAAAGTTGATAATGTCATACTATTGTGCATATATGTGACTTTCATtgtacaaaaaataatataagagTCATGGTCTAGATCGAGTTATGATTATGGAATTCTCCGATGATTAAACGAATGAGGTGGGAGCTCCCAGTAAATCCGTGGTGAGATCGAAATAGACGAGGCCTCAAGGATGGAATGATGGGTTTGAGGAGATGTCCGAACTAGAAGACATGTCCGAACTATGAAAACAGACGATAGAAAATATATGAGGAATTTTTTGAGTTAATAAGATGAAATGATATCTCCATTTGTACGATGTCTTCTAAGTAAAgttcaaaagaaaatatattcagGCTTAAACCAAATTGgacaatatcatatatataattatggAAGATTTGTGGCTTTCATTATATAAAGCTTATGGCATCATTTTGATTTTATGTTACTACTTGGTTGATATTCGGTGTTCTTATTACTACGAGGTTCGATTTTTAGGGTTACGAGACTCGATCTTCCGAGGGTTGTTTGTGCGTTCAAGAGCGAGGATTACAAGTAGGATTTTGGGAGATTTGATTCCCCAAAGCTGGGATTTTTCTTCATGTTGACTTTGGATTTACTATATATTTAGGTTAAGTTCATGTATAGAACCAAAACCACTGTATTTTTTCGAAAGTTgacaacttttatgttttgcATAAGCCAAACAAACCTTAATTTGGTCTTGATTAGTGTGCAATTGGATAACTAAAGATACGTCCGATTTTAACATGCACTGTGGGCTCAAGTCTTGTGTCCGATGGGTACTCATCATCATgagttttattttgttattttcattCTTTCGAGAAATTGAttattttatacaaaattttatgttgtttttcaaaaaacaaaattatatatatttaaatgagagttggtctcttgtgagacgatctcacgaatctttatctgtgagatgagtcaaccctactgatattcacaataaaaagtaatatttttagcataaaaagtaatattttttcatggatgtcccaaataaaatatatgtctcaaaaaatacaactcgtgagaccgtctcacacaagtttttgcatttAAATGATTCCTTGGAGAGCATATAAACTTTTAAAACATTTTAGAAATCAAAACCCATGGTTTTCGTAGAAGACTATGAAATAGAACTTTAAATCGAAAACtcgaattttaatttttctttaagAATTTAACATGTGATCTTTTTAACTATTATATCAAATATAACTCTATTTCAACTTCTTGTTATAAGAAGAAATGATTGGCGAAATACTTTCTATTTCttggtttattttttattagtaCCTAAAAACCGTTTGCATAAAATACACTTTACCCACTTTTTTATGGTATCTTTATCTCTACTGTCTTAATATAATAGAGACAAAATTTCGATAAGTTTGGTATGACCAAATTCAGGAATTACAAAAAGACATCTCAAATTTttagaattataattttatctTTATTTCAGTATATGTCAAActaattacaataataaaataaaaataataattaagctccgaagaaaatgtaaaaaataaaaataaaaatcaatggTACAAACACACAACGCATGCACATAGACACTAGGATCATATCAAATGTTAGCCTGATGTGCGATCGTTGAGTCACAAAACTTAAATTCGTACTCTCTAAATAAAATGAGTGTAATAGTGAGTAAGGTTGAATCCACTGAAAAGGAGATTTAGTTATTTCgaggaaaaaaataaaagtgaCGACTTATTGGATAAAGACTAGATAAAATCCTAAAACTAAAATTAGCAAGGAAAAATAAGAGTAAAAAGTAATTAGGTATATGAACTATTGGATAAATGTCAAATTGGTACATGAACTTTTATTAATGGTTTTATTGGTACATATCCGCGGGATTCCGGCCAATTTACGATGACATTTAACTAAAATGTCCAATTTTTCCTTTATAGATAAAGATTAATTAAGCTAATAAATTTTATCCCATTTTATTCTTATTTCTAAACCCTTTCTTCCACTGTATTTTTTCACCATAAAAAAGTCTTTCTGCTTCCACGATACGCATTCCATTTTCCCCTCAATATGTTGAAAATCGATTGTCTCCACACAAGGTAGTCTCTCTCCTTCTTATGTTTTTGTCATTTCTTCTCATTGTAGTGTTTTTTTGTAATGATATGCTTTGCTTGAAAGGTGTTCGATAGAAAGTTTAAACTAGTTTGGGTTATTAAAAACGCTTAATAGAAATTGTATTTGACTGGTTTGTGTTTTATTCTAatgtatatttatatgtttcTTTTAAATATACAGCTCATGATGAAGATGATTTTGCACCACTGTGATGAACAAATTGCTTTAAAGGATGTGCCAAGCCTTCAAACTTATGATTTGTCAATGTTGGTACGTGATTCTATAATAGCAATATTTGGTGCAGATATAGGTCAAAttggtgatttgactggattaATTGGATTGGATGGCATTGCACCACGTTTTAAAGAAAGCTTTCCTTTGAACTGtgataaagattttaaaaatctttttaTGACATATGAAGTATTTGGTGATGCGTCATTACATCTACGAGTGCGCTTATTGCACAATACTTTTGAAGACCATGATCAACCAAACTATGTTGAAGTTTGTGTGCAACAAGAACTCATGAATGCTGATTTTAAAAATGATGAACTCACAGTTGATGTTGTAGAAATAGAGGAAGAGTTATGTTGTTGGAGTGACAATAGTGTTAGTAATGAAACAAATGAGAAAAGATTAATTGATACAGAGAAGGAATTTGAAAGTGAAGGTGATGAAGATGATTCAGATTACAATTCTGATTGTGACCAATTTTTGAGTAGTGATGATGAAGTTGAAACCTTGATGGCAAAACTAAGTGATAAAATGCATGGAGATGTCtttgaaactgagaaaaatggAATTATAGAATTTGAGGTTGGTCAGATTTTTAAGGATGTGGACATTATAAGAGTGTTTTAGAGGATTACAAAGTCCAGGAGGGTTTTAGAATGAAGAGGATTCATAATACAAGAAATATGCAAACAGCGAAGTGCAAAACCGATGGTTGCCCTTGGAGGATCCATGCATCAAAGTGGATTGATAGAGtaacttttaaaattaaaacttatGGTGGTTCACACACTTGTGTTATGCAATGCAGAGATAAAAGTGCAACATCCAAGTGGATAGCTAAAAAATATGAGAAACAACTGAAATCTGCTCAAGGAATGACAGTTGGGGATTTGGGATCTACTCTTATTGATGATTATGGTGTTCATGTTGATGTTTGTAAACTTCATAGAGCGCGAAAAAAGGTGACCAAAAAGTATATGGGTGATCATGAGGTTAGTTATAACAAACTTCCCAAATATGCTAAAGTTTTGAGAAAATATAATTCGGGCgtaacatgtaaaatattgtgtGAAGGATTAGATTTGTGCAATCCAAATTGTAATCCCATATTCAAGAGATTTTTTGTTAGTTTTGTTGCTCAAAGAGAGGGGTTTGTGAATGGATGTAGGCCCTTCATTGGGGTAGATGGTTGTTTCTTAAAAAATCCTTTTGGAGGACAACTTTTGTGTGCAGTAACACTTGATGCAAATTCTAGTATTTTTCCAATTGCAGTGATGATTTCTGAGGGAGAAAATCAGGATAGCTGGGAATACTTTCTTGATTGCTTACATTGGCATTTAGGAGATGAGAGATACTTAACCTTCATGAGTGATAGACAAAAAGGTCTCATAAATGCCATTAAGAAAATTTATCCTAATGCTAAGCATAGATATTGTGCTTGGCATATGTATAATAATTTCAAAAGCTTATTTCCTGGACCAAAGTTTAGGAATAAATTTTGGGCAACAATGAAGGCTACTAATGTGTTTGACTTCAATGATATTATGGATGAGATTAAGCAAGAAAATACAGCAGCGTGGAATTGGTTGATGCAAGAAGAACCTTTTCATTGGTCAAGACATGCTTTTGACATACATGTTAAGAATGACCATGTGACAAATAATATGTCTCATTTAACAGTGAGTTAAGGGTGATGAGACAAAAACCGGTACTTACATTATTGGAGCATATAAGAAGAAAACTAATGAAAAGATTTTGTGAAAGACAACAAAATGCTATGACTTGGAACTCAATTGTGCCCCCAAAATTTGAAAGCAAATTAAGCAGAAACTTTCGAGAAAGTAGACAATTGCATGGATTTGAATCATCTGAGCACTTATTTGAAATTAGTGATGGCAAATGGTTTGTTGTGAATTTGAATTCAAAAACTTGTGAATGTGGAGAGTGGCAGATTAGTGGAGTTCCATGCAAGCATGCAATTTTTTGTATCAATCATATAAGAGATGATCCTATGAAATATGTTgataattttttaacaaaagCTGCCTATTTGAGGACATATGAGAGCAATATCAATGCTATTCCTGATGAATCTATGTGGGAGGATGAGAATTATCCTAAGATGATcgtgagaaagaaagaaagcAAACGTGGTAGGCCAAagttaaaaagaataaaaagaGCAGATGAATCACTTACTGGGAAAAAAAATCAGAGATTTGTTCATTCGAGTTGTAGCATATGCAAAGAACTTGGACACAACAAAGCCACATGTCCTCGCAATCCTGGGAATTTTGgtaaaaaattgaagaaaaagaagaaaggtaatataatttgtattagtttatattattttggacactgaaatatttattattgaTCTTATAGAGAATGTAAAATTAATTAGTGTTTGTTGTAATATAGTtgtttaaattcaaaatttcttactcataatgtttttttaaatgtcAAATTTTTGTTGTTAAATAATCGTCATTTCCTTacctttttttttgtaattatttGACAGGAGATGTGCAAGAATCTCATCAAAATTGAGCATGATGGTAGAGTTTCAAACTTTTGGAAATGCAAGGATAGCTTTTgtgttaaaaattaaactacGATTCACGatgat
This window of the Primulina tabacum isolate GXHZ01 chromosome 4, ASM2559414v2, whole genome shotgun sequence genome carries:
- the LOC142543478 gene encoding uncharacterized protein LOC142543478 isoform X1; its protein translation is MEFFKEAKAVRLRSHLNKYLAADDDQVSTRQSRIGDARRARWLVELVDGNSYVVRLKSCFNRYLTASNDHFLLGMTGHKVLQTSPENPEKDLTIEWQPIRDGFQVKLRAFGGTCLRANGGTPPWRNSVTHDNPHAATTHDWVMWDVEAVEVPEDEAVADYWSMVSSFSSVSDEITGLELGFESPVSVRSGLSDSASPSPRFSMKKKKLSSKFSMPRAPAMDLFQNAKTVRLRNCHDKYLAAEEDEESVTQDRNGAAKSCKWTVEFVENSNNIIRLRSCYDKYLTASNQAFLLGMTGRKVTQTRPSKLDSSVEWEPIKENGAVKLKTRYGQFLRANGGFPPWRNSVTHDIPHRTATQEWIQWEVHVVEIMVEQSPVGKEESFASETSSPSTTLSPVSASFSGRESNDSLASSPPKASDGRLIYFHLADEYGEVDEGFEELRVSFKGNGVHELTRRLEVELGLEGITVCTRSPLNGKLYPLRLQLPPNNATMHVVVVPLSSRAQDSAKSEVLL
- the LOC142543478 gene encoding uncharacterized protein LOC142543478 isoform X2, encoding MEFFKEAKAVRLRSHLNKYLAADDDQVSTRQSRIGDARRARWLVELVDGNSYVVRLKSCFNRYLTASNDHFLLGMTGHKVLQTSPENPEKDLTIEWQPIRDGFQVKLRAFGGTCLRANGGTPPWRNSVTHDNPHAATTHDWVMWDVEAVEVPEDEAVADYWSMVSSFSSVSDEITGLELGFESPVSVRSGLSDSASPSPRFSMKKKLSSKFSMPRAPAMDLFQNAKTVRLRNCHDKYLAAEEDEESVTQDRNGAAKSCKWTVEFVENSNNIIRLRSCYDKYLTASNQAFLLGMTGRKVTQTRPSKLDSSVEWEPIKENGAVKLKTRYGQFLRANGGFPPWRNSVTHDIPHRTATQEWIQWEVHVVEIMVEQSPVGKEESFASETSSPSTTLSPVSASFSGRESNDSLASSPPKASDGRLIYFHLADEYGEVDEGFEELRVSFKGNGVHELTRRLEVELGLEGITVCTRSPLNGKLYPLRLQLPPNNATMHVVVVPLSSRAQDSAKSEVLL